In Cryptomeria japonica chromosome 1, Sugi_1.0, whole genome shotgun sequence, the sequence TACAGTTCATTTGACCAAGAATCTTGGACTCCATGCAAGGACAAGAAAATATTATTTGCAGTTTTACTACGTTTGAGAGGGGAAGAATCAGATTATGGAGTCGATTAATTGCAAGGATGAAGAATAGATTATGGTTATTTTCACCAAGGCCTGAGTAACAATTTTTTTCAAAGTTTAGAGAGAtgcattttgataaaaaaaaaagtggCTAGGGTTTGAATATGTGAATATTTTTCTCAATTGTCCTGGGTCATTTGTGTAAGACCTAGGGGGCAAGGTGACTTTTGCTGTGACTGATGTGATATAGGAGGTGTTATGAGGATTCATGCATCTTTGTATAAGTAAGAATACAATGCATTGATTGACTTTTATGGAGGTGATGATATGTAAGCATTCTGTCATTTTGATAAAGATTGGTATATTCTTCGTTGGAAATGACATCATGGAAATTCAGATCGTCAGCAGTGCTTGACAGTTGCTTTCGACTAGGCTTCAGAAGAAAGTAAACCTATTTATGCCAGTCAAAATCATTGCTTCAGAACTATTCATAACAGAAAATGTTAGTTGGTTATCAGGTAAATCCGAGGGTCACTGGTTGTCTATGACTAATTGTTCTGGTGATGCCTGTACCTGCATGTCAGGCTATCTCAAACCTTTTCTGACATCTTGGTAAAAAAATTGGATGAATGTTTCTTGTAAGCTAAGCCTTCTTTCAAACACTCCAAATTTCTGTTTGTGCTAGATATGAAGCTGTGACCTTTGACCCACCCAAAATTTAACGTTTACCTGGTGAGTTGGAAATTCTCCACAATTAAATTGCAAGTATATGGTCTTGTTAAGAAAATTTTCTGGAACCACAATGGCATCCTTTAAGATATAATTTCTATGTTTGTTTAAAAATTGAGCAAGAAATATAGATGTTCCCATCATTTTTTTCATCAATCTGTAGctgtaatttttttaaaagttgaGAATCAACTAAAACTTGTGAATATGCTCATTTGATAGCTGTGTATTGACACTAACATTATGATATTGCCAATGCTTGCTTATGGTGTATGTTTTTCAATGATTAGATTTTACTTATGCACATTGCTCTGTTAGCTGAGGGGAAAGTTGATTGCAATATTCTGTAACTGGTGCAGGTTGACACTGCCGCATGCTATTGCAGGGTAGATGCAAGCCTTAAAACTGTTGCAGGGGCAAAGAAATTTGTTCCAGGATCAAAGCTTTGTATCCAGCCAGACATTAAACCATCTATTCGAGCATCCAAAGGCAAGGCCATACGGGGAGAAAAAAACAAAGTCCCATCTGCTTTGATACCTGGTCTTCCTGATGACTTAGCAATAGCTTGCTTAATCCGTGTTCCTCGTGTTGAACATAGGACTCTTCGCCTTGTCTGCAAGAGATGGTACCGCATACTGGCAGGAAACTTTTTCTATTCTTTGAGAAAGAACCTTGGCATGGCTGAGGAGTGGATCTATGTGATGAAGCGTGATCGAGATGGGCGTATATCATGGCATGCGTTTGATCCCATCTACCAGCTTTGGCAACCTCTTCCACCTGTTCCAGGGGAGTATTGTGAGGCTCTTGGGTTTGGGTGTGCTGTTCTAAGTGGATGCCACCTTTACTTATTTGGGGGTAAAGATCCCTTAAAGGGATCAATGAGACGAGTTGTCTATTATAGTGCAAGAACCAATAAATGGCACCGGGCACCAGACATGTTACGGAGGAGACATTTCTTTGGTTCCTGTGTAATAAACAACTGTTTGTATGTTGCAGGTGGAGAGTGTGAAGGAATCCAGCGGACCTTGAGGTCAGCAGAAGTTTATGACCCCAATAAGAATAGGTGGTCATTTATTTCAGACATGAGTACAGCCATGGTTCCATTCATTGGAGTTGTGTATGAAGGAAGATGGTTCTTGAAAGGTCTTGGATCTCAGCGTCAAGTCATGAGTGAAATGTATGTTCCTGCAACCAATCACTGGTCCCCAGTGCATGATGGCATGGTTCAAGGCTGGCGCAATCCCAGTGTCTCTCTCAATGGCCAGCTATATGCTTTGGACTGCAGGGATGGTTGCAAATTGAGAGTCTATGATAATTCTTCCGACTCATGGAGCAAGTATGCAGATAGCAAGCTACACCTGGGAAATTCCCGTGCTTTGGAGGCAGCGGCTCTACTTCCCTTGAATGGGAAACTTTGTATAATTAGAAACAATATGAGTATCACAGTAGTTGATGTGACAAAAGCTGATGATGTGGCAAAGAATGGTCAGCTTTGGGAAACCATTGCTGGAAAAGGCCAATTTAAAACATTTGTGACAAATTTGTGGTCAAATATTGCAGGAAGAAATCGACTGAAGAGCCACATTGTCCACTGCCAAGTACTTCAAGCATAGTAAATAATACACCCATTTATTTACTTCACAGTTGTAACATCTACAAGGTCTTCTAACTTTTTTCTAACAAACCCATTGAGTAGATGTTAGCCAGAGGTTGCCAATATAGTCTCGAAGCCATATATAGTTGTATATGGTTCAAGTTCTATATACAAGTTATGGGTGTTGTCTGTTGCAATCGTTGTTAGATCTGTTTAGGGGATCACTACTGCAATGTAGAGTTGCTGAAAATGTAAGGCAGTCTCTTCAAAAGTTTCTGATACCAAATAGGAAGCCTTCTGATCAAATTCAATGTTGTTTCTATGAAAATTTTTACATTTTCCAGGTTATCGAACCTTGAACCTAGAAGTAAATCACAGAAAGTGCCTTACTTATGCACTTGGATTAGCACCAACTACATCGAGATCAATATTAACATCAGGAGGTTTTTGCTGACAACGGTAGACCAGAAGTGGAGGCAAAAGAGGCTGTAATCAGATGTTCGCAGTATCAGGATGCATTTGGCCTATTCATTAAGATCTGTGGTTGATGTCTTATAAATAGAATAAAAGTGGATTCCTGTATGGTCTTGTTTTACGTCACCAGTTTGCATTTATAGATTTGGTGAAAAAGGCAGTGCTTCCTCAAATGGCAGAtgatatgaagtatggaaaaagaaAGATAATCGAATCAATAAGTGATGATGATTCGTGGAATTGGTCAAAATCAACTGGTAATTGTGTGCCCTTAACAGTGAAGTGTCTGGAAAGAAGAAAGTTGGAACAATGGAGAGACGTTGAGCTTGTTTGAATCTGTATCAGTACAGATCAATATGCAACaggttaattttatttaaaatattattacgaTTGTACACATGTAAATTTATTAGACTCCATTAAAGAGACCATACAAAAGAATTGAAAGGGTTCTGGAGGCTTTTGTTAGCCTTATGTGGGTGCATGGGTGATTAAATTTCAAGTTAGCACATAGGTGCTTTCAGGAACTCCCATCTTTCCTGGGCTTCACAGGATGGAGAGGCATCTGCAAGTATTCAGGAGGTGACGTTCCATGTTCCGATGGCAATTTTTGATATGTATCATTACATTTTTCTCTGAAAATTTtatttgtgatagtttgatgttgtattaattatttgaatatagtAAGAAATGAATCTTTTGCTAGTTCATTCCTCAATTGAGAACAGCCAATACCGagaagaaaattcagaaagaagatGCCTTTGTGCAAGGCAATGAGGAAGTGGGTTATATCGAGCTAAGGATGAGAAGTCTCTTTAGTCATTGCACATTCTGCCGAGTAACGAGTTGCTTTTCATTCTTTGAATTCTGAGAATAGTAGATGGAAACAGGAGAATTTTTGGTTCTTTCATATGATTGATTCAATCCTTACTCTCATTTTAGATTTTCATATATCAAAATTTAGATTACACTCGTATACTTAGGAACTACTTCATATAATTCATACATATATGGACACatccattattttatttattttagcgTCATGTTATTCAAAAACATTTTGTTTATTTTACATTGTTTATGTActagaaaaacaaacaaacaagatGTTAATAcattatttaagaattattttattatgcagttaaaaaacacttcaaattatataacaaaatatatatatatatatatatatatatatatatatatatatatatatatataaagtaaaataaatataacatattattttgcttattttttttatttaaaattttaaaagttttAGAAATTATATTCTTTTTACTTAAATGTAAAATTTATAGATActaatttctttttactttaaaTGTAAGATTGTAGAATGATTTTAATT encodes:
- the LOC131042618 gene encoding F-box/kelch-repeat protein At1g55270, whose translation is MQLGFAWYQMKVTETNMQRGIQPPLVDTAACYCRVDASLKTVAGAKKFVPGSKLCIQPDIKPSIRASKGKAIRGEKNKVPSALIPGLPDDLAIACLIRVPRVEHRTLRLVCKRWYRILAGNFFYSLRKNLGMAEEWIYVMKRDRDGRISWHAFDPIYQLWQPLPPVPGEYCEALGFGCAVLSGCHLYLFGGKDPLKGSMRRVVYYSARTNKWHRAPDMLRRRHFFGSCVINNCLYVAGGECEGIQRTLRSAEVYDPNKNRWSFISDMSTAMVPFIGVVYEGRWFLKGLGSQRQVMSEMYVPATNHWSPVHDGMVQGWRNPSVSLNGQLYALDCRDGCKLRVYDNSSDSWSKYADSKLHLGNSRALEAAALLPLNGKLCIIRNNMSITVVDVTKADDVAKNGQLWETIAGKGQFKTFVTNLWSNIAGRNRLKSHIVHCQVLQA